Genomic segment of Candidatus Manganitrophaceae bacterium:
AACACCTTAACAAATACCGAGATCATTGTAGAGACGGCACAACATCTCGGGGACGATGTGGTGCGCTGTATCGCCATGCGTTCTACGGATGGTCTTGTCCGCGGGATGGAGGCCGTTGACCTTGGCGAGCCAATCTCGGTCCCGGTGGGTGAGCAGACCCTTGGCCGGATGTTCAACGTGACCGGAGAGACCATCGATGGCTTGGGCCCTGTCGCGAATCCGGAGAAGAAATGGCCGATCCATCGATCCAGTCCTTCCTTTGAAGATCAGGTTCCTGTCACATCAATCCTGGAAACCGGAATAAAAGTGGTCGATCTCCTTGCACCCTACGCAAAAGGGGGGAAGGTTGGCCTTTTTGGAGGGGCCGGGGTTGGGAAGACTGTCATCATCATGGAACTCATTCGAAATATCGGGGCAGAGCATGGCGGTTATTCCGTCTTCGCTGGAGTGGGCGAACGGACCCGTGAAGGGAACGATCTTTACGCTGAGATGACGGAGTCCGGTGTGTTGAATAAAACGGTCCTCGCCTTCGGCCAGATGAATGAACCTCCCGGAGCCCGTTTACGAATTGGTCTTTCCGCCCTGACCATGGCCGAATATTTCCGGGACGAAAAAGGACAGGACGTACTGCTTTTTGTGGACAACGTTTTTCGCTTTGTTCAGGCGGGTTCTGAGGTGTCGGCACTTCTGGGAAGAATGCCTTCGGCCGTCGGGTACCAGCCGACCCTGGCCACAGAGATGGGAGAACTCCAGGAGAGAATTACCTCGACGACTACGGGATCGATTACCTCCGTCCAGGCCATCTATGTCCCGGCTGACGACATCACCGATCCGGCACCGGCAACAACCTTTACACATCTCGATGCCACGACCGTTCTTTCCAGGCAGATTGCAGAGCTCGGAATTTATCCCGCCGTCGATCCCCTGGATTCGACCTCCCGTCTGCTGGACCCGCAGGTGATCGGGGATGAACATTATCAAATAGCCCAGGATGTTCAGCGTATCCTTCAGAAATATAAGGAACTGCAGGACATTATTGCCATTCTGGGGATGGACGAACTCTCTGAAGAAGACCGTCTGACCGTTCAGCGTGCCAGAAAGATCCAGCGGTTCCTCTCGCAGCCTTTCTTCGTCGCCGAGGTCTTTACGGGCACTCCCGGTAAATATGTGAAATTAGAGGACTCCATCAAGGGTTTCCAGAAGATTGTTGCCGGTGAGATGGATGAACTTCCGGAGCAGGCCTTCTACATGGTTGGGACGATTGAAGAAGCGCAGGAGAAGGCGGAGAAGTTGAACGCATGAACCAAAAGACCTTCCAGTTGACCGTGACGACGCCGGAGCAGATATTTTTTAAAGGCCCGGTCCGGTCTATCGTGGTTCCCGGCGGTCTTGGGCGTATGGGTGTCCTGGTAAATCATGCCCCGCTCATTACGACCCTCGTACCCGGTTCCCTGGTGATTACCTCTCCGGAAGGGAACAAAAGGGAGCTTTCCATCGGCCCGGGATTTCTCGATGTAAGCAACAATGAGGTTACACTCTTGACCGAAACGGTCAACCAGGATCAGGTAACCTGACTGCATCCTCCTTATAATGAGCCTCGATTTTCCAGTTACTGGATCAAGGGATGGTCTTTTCCCTAGACAATAAACTATAATAAGGTCATTTTAATCTTTTTTTTTCGTGGAATTCTTCGACCATTCAGTCTTATCGCAAACTTTAGACGATATCGATTAATACCAGATTGACATCTGTTACTAATCCAACACATTGAGGAGGGATTGATGAAAAGATCATTAGGAGTTGCCTTGGCCGTGGCGGCACTACTCTATTCGGCTTCGGTTTATGCTGCAGATTTTGATATTGAAGGAGATTTCCGAGTTCGCGGTGTCTATAGTGACAATCTGAGTGATGCTAATGATGTTTTAGATGATCAAACAGCCTTTTCCGACGGCCGCTTCCGTCTGAAGACGACGATTACGGCGGGGATGACCTCTGCCGTCGTCATTGTCGATTTCACGAACAGCTTTAATGATCCGGGTAACACGCTCTGTCCCGGGCCCTCTACGACAGGTGGAACTATTCCCGTTTCAGGTGCTTCTTCCTTCTGCGGAACAGGAAATTTCCGATTTGGGACGTCCAGTTTTGGAGGCAGCTATAATATTGTCGGTGTCCGCGAGGCCTATCTGAAGTTTGCGCTTAATCCTCTCAAGGTGGTTCTCGGGCGTAAGCAGTTTACGCTGGGGCATGGTCTGATTTTAGACGATACAATCGATGTCATTGCCGGGAATTTTATGATGGGTCCGGCGAGTGTAACCTTAATAGACGCGAAGCTGGTTGATACTCAAACGGGGAATGTCTTTAACCAGGGAAGTACCGGTGGTGATACCAATCTTTATATTCTCAATCTCGGCATGAACCACGGTGATGCGCATGTCTTGGGGCTCTTTGTCACTTATATGAATGACCGGAACAATTCCCTCCTTGCCCCGGCAATTGGGGCGGGGTTGCCACTTCCCCCGGTCGGGTTTCCCATCGTACCTGGGTTGCCCGGTGATGCGACACTTTTAACTATTGGCCTTACGGCCGATGGGTCGATCGGTCCGATAGCCGGTCGATTTGAAATTGATTTTCTTGAGGGAACCATTGAGGGCGTCGGCCCTGCAGACATCGATCTGGAAGGTTTGAATCTTCTCGTTGGTGCCGGAATGCCCATCGGACCGGCAAATATCGACCTGAGCTTCCTTCTGACCTCGGGCGATGAGAGTCCAACCGACACTAAAATTAATGTCAACGGGGTCTCCGGAAATTTCGTCCTGGGGAACATCTTGGTCAATGACGATATCAACAGCGACCGGGATGGACAGTGTGCAAGTGTCATGGCAGGACCTCTATCCGGTCGAATGGGATCTGGTGGTCGCGGTTGTATCGGCGGTCTCGGCATCACGGCTGTAAAACTTTCTGCTGTTCTTGCCTCAGATATCTGCCATACTGAGCTGGCGGTCATTTGGGCTCAGACAACGGAAGACCCTGCTGTCGGCGCGGATAGTGATCTAGGGGTCGAAATCGACCTGAATCACGATCATAAACTTGATGACAATCTTTCTATAGCCGTCAACCTTGGATATCTTGCCTCAGGGGACGCATGGAAGACCTTGGGAACCCCTGGCGGGGGCACCAGTCCGACGGATGATCAGCTTAAAGGGATCATCTCTGTAAACTATCGGTTCTAA
This window contains:
- the atpC gene encoding ATP synthase F1 subunit epsilon, which gives rise to MNQKTFQLTVTTPEQIFFKGPVRSIVVPGGLGRMGVLVNHAPLITTLVPGSLVITSPEGNKRELSIGPGFLDVSNNEVTLLTETVNQDQVT
- the atpD gene encoding F0F1 ATP synthase subunit beta — its product is MATGKILQVIGPTVDIQFPSDQLPQILNAVQIKNTLTNTEIIVETAQHLGDDVVRCIAMRSTDGLVRGMEAVDLGEPISVPVGEQTLGRMFNVTGETIDGLGPVANPEKKWPIHRSSPSFEDQVPVTSILETGIKVVDLLAPYAKGGKVGLFGGAGVGKTVIIMELIRNIGAEHGGYSVFAGVGERTREGNDLYAEMTESGVLNKTVLAFGQMNEPPGARLRIGLSALTMAEYFRDEKGQDVLLFVDNVFRFVQAGSEVSALLGRMPSAVGYQPTLATEMGELQERITSTTTGSITSVQAIYVPADDITDPAPATTFTHLDATTVLSRQIAELGIYPAVDPLDSTSRLLDPQVIGDEHYQIAQDVQRILQKYKELQDIIAILGMDELSEEDRLTVQRARKIQRFLSQPFFVAEVFTGTPGKYVKLEDSIKGFQKIVAGEMDELPEQAFYMVGTIEEAQEKAEKLNA